A stretch of the Enterobacter mori genome encodes the following:
- a CDS encoding DUF1427 family protein, giving the protein MSTGLISLAAGVLIGLMYAVLKVRSPAPPALALIGLLGMLAGEQATRHLLSRDGAPPPQVTVPQANSQTGASS; this is encoded by the coding sequence ATGAGTACTGGGCTGATATCCCTTGCCGCAGGCGTGTTGATTGGCCTGATGTACGCCGTGCTGAAGGTGCGCTCCCCCGCGCCGCCCGCGCTGGCGCTGATTGGCCTGCTGGGGATGCTGGCGGGTGAACAGGCGACGCGCCATCTCTTATCCCGCGACGGCGCGCCCCCGCCTCAGGTGACCGTTCCGCAGGCCAACTCGCAGACGGGAGCGTCGTCATGA
- a CDS encoding XapX domain-containing protein, which translates to MKAWIISLVCGVGAGVIYALLNVHSPAPPVVALLGLFGMLVGEQLIPVGRRLLSREPLTLAWFRHECVPKISGTAPPAPAKDPRDVK; encoded by the coding sequence ATGAAAGCGTGGATAATTTCGCTGGTGTGCGGCGTGGGTGCTGGGGTAATTTACGCTCTGCTCAACGTCCATTCCCCGGCACCGCCGGTTGTCGCCCTGCTTGGCCTGTTTGGCATGCTGGTGGGCGAACAGCTCATCCCGGTGGGACGACGTTTATTGAGTCGCGAACCGCTTACCCTCGCCTGGTTTCGTCACGAATGCGTACCGAAAATCAGCGGCACGGCGCCCCCTGCGCCCGCGAAGGACCCTCGCGACGTTAAATGA
- a CDS encoding response regulator transcription factor — protein sequence MTLPWRIAIIDDERSVRSGLSNLLESEGYSTDTFDSAEVFLSHPLALSGAALVITDIKLRGMSGLELFDKLRLLAVPPPPVIFISGHADENMQRYALNLGAAAFLRKPINIDILLDHIQRELARRQ from the coding sequence ATGACGCTGCCGTGGCGCATTGCCATCATTGATGACGAACGTTCCGTCCGCAGCGGGTTGAGTAATCTCCTGGAGTCGGAGGGCTATTCAACCGATACCTTTGATTCGGCAGAGGTATTTCTGAGCCATCCGCTTGCCCTGTCCGGCGCGGCGCTGGTGATCACCGATATCAAGCTGCGGGGCATGAGCGGCCTGGAGCTGTTTGACAAGCTGCGGCTGCTGGCCGTCCCCCCTCCGCCCGTGATCTTTATCTCCGGTCATGCTGATGAAAATATGCAGCGGTATGCTCTTAATCTGGGCGCCGCTGCTTTTTTGCGTAAGCCCATTAACATCGATATTCTGCTGGATCATATTCAGCGGGAGCTGGCCCGCCGACAATAA
- a CDS encoding ATP-binding sensor histidine kinase, with translation MNEHEQPAFWPAQGNLHQGRVFVLKEDVMFTVLAQEGGIAWMHARHPHSGGSFIIATAVSDEEEERATRLLKNEFALRDVLQDSWAIRAVASTQYRGRFALVYAPFAFELLARRAGRAISGIARFIELAIQICAPLRQMHLQNLIHGDIKPGSIFIHHDATCRLGSFGLSCTLSDAFSQTRLAVSGGTPAWMSPEHTSRTRRPVDNRSDLYSLGMVLYELLTGRLPFELGEDDQTNWAHYHIASAPLAPDAIRPDVPGMLSTIILKLLEKHPDNRYQTVDGLIADLRRCQATLSGEGEIVAFTPGQQDRTPAIHLADSLFATHPQANDVIAAFERVGQNRVPELITIAGPSGIGKSSIIATALKTLQQRTVLLAVGKVDQFSPSLPYGALSSAFRTLTLHLLGLPADEVAKWKIRLSRALEGHEALAVSLVPELGLLLESKPRFSADTFSIDARARFSHMVLALVKTFASQGCPLVLVLDDLQWSDAASLQTLNYLLANCGAIPLLVVVAHRDIDSLSDPALQQQLTSLPEAAQNASEIVPQALSVKAVARWLATVFRTRSTATTDLATLIHQKTGGNPLFVHEFFRRIVDDGLVVHNKYQDKWHYDLQAIRARHYTENVVTLVLEQLEELPDETRRLLGSIACLGGTGEMEMICRVVGMSMAELRYALHPVVMAQLIVLTEKKYAFTHDRVQEAAFALLDRHEKSHIHLTTASLLADAARQAAGNELLFRAVHHVTAALDSVQPAPQRQMFRELSLLAARRAKRSGDYPSALSYIQTARALGNAGTVSDFMLDIEEAGCEFALGHLERTRELCDAILGCPGGLTEKALAANLLVEVYIRQSDSRLALEAALCWLGIFGIQIGRHPEDADCDEAWERFCNRTGDAPQTLFAPLSRMDNPETEAVMNLLYSASICASFICPRLHFLLLCRMMHLTLDHGITGASTTAMAWFGVLMGHRYAEYRLGFQYGTLARELVNRHGYDAFEAKTLLPLDQLSVWTQPLSFTIECAKACFTSAVTHGDMTMACFAACHQVINFLSRGDHLDGVLTSIDRGLAFVRKTHFQDVETILMVQRGYVEFLCTPVIGTWTASQVLPEALLPASPEQAPEQTSTMLFWYWLYRGMAHFTCGEYADAQADLETAGWYAWSAPGHIHLLDYHLYSALALSRQLTPETFSANHRRSIHAHYDKIALWARINPGTFADKEALIYAEIVRLDGMNSIALEQYEKAVRLSREGGFNPINALAHELAGRFALACGYPTASDAHFRGAIAAWGRAGAQAKVCQLEQDFPHLLASGQASAYDTVAFAQNETIRDLQSVIKASRALSEEINLERLIENLMTILLERAGAQRGLLLRVSDNLIPEIEASAWTSTEGVRVRILKDVPTVTDMPLSVLAAVIRTGQEIRTGRPEEFHPFSQDPYLVTSGAAVMCVPMFKQARLVGVLYLENRLMPEVFTAEHSRVVSLLGAQAAVSLETARLYAELLAENIQRRRVEKELRASQTSLMLGEQISHTGSWRWELEQDLMFVSEEYARILGLPEQQKTISMAEFLTFVHEDDYARISAIVTQSVREGLSMRAEFRVKRTDGSTRYILGIGDPVGVGSEVNEYYGIITDITSQRAAEDAMRVAQAELARVSRATTVGQLTSSIAHEINQPLMSIVSNAGASLRWLNREPARLDKVREGLEEIAAEGARAGEIIRSIQSLTRKQEPTFARIDLHYLIHHIITLSRSELEQRHISVDYLLKAQDSFITGDSVQIQQVLLNLVMNAVEAMAEVKDRACTITLSTGNADGKVLVEIADTGSGIEPGRLEQIFDSFYSTKPQGMGMGLTISASIIERHCGKLSARRREPYGTVFAFALPLAAQEG, from the coding sequence ATGAACGAACACGAGCAGCCTGCATTCTGGCCCGCCCAGGGAAATCTTCACCAGGGGCGGGTTTTTGTCCTTAAAGAGGATGTGATGTTTACCGTGCTGGCGCAGGAGGGCGGTATCGCCTGGATGCACGCGCGACATCCTCATTCCGGCGGCTCGTTCATTATCGCCACCGCGGTCAGCGACGAAGAGGAAGAGCGGGCCACCCGGCTGCTGAAAAACGAGTTTGCGCTGCGTGACGTGCTGCAGGACAGCTGGGCCATTCGCGCCGTCGCGTCCACCCAGTACCGGGGACGCTTCGCGCTGGTGTACGCCCCGTTTGCGTTTGAGCTGCTGGCGCGGCGCGCGGGCAGGGCGATCTCGGGGATCGCGCGCTTTATCGAGCTGGCGATCCAGATCTGCGCCCCCCTGCGCCAGATGCACCTGCAAAACCTGATCCACGGCGATATCAAGCCCGGCAGCATTTTTATTCATCACGATGCCACCTGCCGTCTGGGCAGCTTTGGCCTCTCCTGCACGCTCTCCGATGCTTTCTCCCAGACCCGGCTTGCCGTTTCAGGCGGTACGCCCGCCTGGATGTCGCCGGAACACACCTCCCGCACCCGGCGACCCGTTGATAACCGCAGCGATCTCTACAGCCTCGGCATGGTGCTGTATGAACTTCTGACCGGCCGCCTGCCGTTTGAGCTGGGGGAGGACGACCAGACCAACTGGGCGCATTACCACATTGCCTCGGCGCCGCTGGCCCCGGATGCGATACGCCCGGACGTGCCGGGTATGCTGTCGACCATCATCCTCAAGCTGCTGGAAAAGCACCCCGATAACCGCTACCAGACGGTCGACGGGCTGATTGCCGACCTCCGCCGCTGCCAGGCGACGCTGAGCGGTGAGGGCGAGATCGTCGCCTTTACCCCCGGCCAGCAGGATCGCACCCCGGCGATCCATCTGGCGGACTCCCTGTTCGCGACGCATCCGCAGGCGAACGACGTCATTGCCGCGTTTGAGCGGGTGGGGCAGAACCGGGTGCCGGAGCTGATAACGATCGCCGGGCCGTCAGGGATCGGCAAATCCTCAATTATCGCGACGGCGCTCAAAACGCTGCAGCAGCGGACGGTGCTGCTGGCGGTGGGCAAAGTCGATCAGTTTTCGCCGTCTTTGCCCTACGGCGCATTAAGCTCCGCGTTCCGCACCCTGACGCTGCACCTGCTGGGGCTGCCGGCAGACGAGGTGGCGAAGTGGAAAATCCGCCTGTCTCGCGCCCTGGAGGGGCACGAGGCGCTGGCCGTGAGTCTGGTGCCCGAGCTGGGCCTGCTGCTCGAGAGCAAGCCGCGCTTCTCGGCGGATACGTTTTCCATTGATGCCCGGGCGCGCTTCAGCCATATGGTGCTGGCGCTGGTGAAAACTTTTGCCTCGCAGGGCTGCCCGCTGGTGCTGGTGCTCGACGATCTCCAGTGGAGCGACGCCGCCAGCCTGCAAACGCTCAACTACCTGCTGGCGAACTGCGGCGCGATCCCGCTGCTGGTGGTGGTCGCTCACCGCGATATCGATTCCTTGTCCGACCCCGCACTGCAACAGCAGCTGACGAGCCTGCCGGAGGCGGCGCAAAATGCGAGCGAAATTGTCCCGCAGGCGCTTTCCGTGAAAGCGGTGGCGCGCTGGCTGGCGACGGTCTTTCGCACCCGCAGTACGGCGACGACCGACCTCGCCACGCTAATCCATCAAAAAACCGGGGGCAACCCGCTCTTTGTACACGAGTTTTTCCGCCGCATTGTTGATGACGGCCTGGTGGTGCACAACAAATATCAGGACAAGTGGCACTACGATCTGCAGGCGATCCGCGCCCGGCATTACACTGAAAACGTCGTGACTCTGGTGCTGGAGCAGCTTGAAGAGCTGCCCGACGAGACGCGCCGCCTGCTGGGCAGCATCGCCTGCCTCGGCGGCACGGGCGAGATGGAAATGATCTGCCGCGTGGTCGGCATGTCGATGGCGGAATTGCGCTATGCGCTGCACCCGGTGGTGATGGCCCAGCTCATCGTGCTGACGGAAAAAAAGTACGCCTTCACCCACGACCGGGTGCAGGAGGCGGCCTTTGCGCTGCTGGATCGGCATGAGAAAAGCCATATTCACCTGACGACCGCCAGCCTGCTGGCCGATGCCGCGCGTCAGGCGGCGGGGAACGAGCTGCTGTTCCGCGCCGTTCACCACGTCACGGCCGCGCTGGACAGCGTCCAGCCCGCGCCGCAGCGGCAGATGTTCCGCGAGCTGAGCCTGCTGGCCGCGCGACGCGCGAAGCGTTCGGGGGATTACCCATCGGCGCTCAGCTATATCCAGACCGCCCGAGCGCTGGGCAACGCCGGGACGGTGTCAGACTTTATGCTCGATATCGAAGAGGCGGGCTGCGAGTTTGCGCTCGGCCATCTGGAGCGGACCCGCGAGCTGTGCGATGCGATCCTTGGCTGCCCCGGCGGGCTGACCGAAAAAGCGCTGGCGGCCAACCTGCTGGTGGAAGTCTACATTCGCCAGTCGGACAGTCGACTGGCGCTGGAGGCGGCGCTCTGCTGGCTGGGGATTTTTGGGATCCAGATCGGCCGCCACCCGGAGGACGCCGACTGCGACGAGGCCTGGGAACGCTTCTGCAACCGCACGGGCGACGCGCCGCAAACCCTTTTTGCCCCGCTCTCGCGGATGGATAATCCGGAAACCGAAGCGGTGATGAACCTGCTCTACAGCGCCAGCATTTGCGCCAGCTTCATCTGCCCGCGTCTGCACTTTTTACTGCTCTGCCGCATGATGCACCTGACCCTCGATCACGGCATTACCGGCGCCTCCACCACGGCGATGGCCTGGTTTGGCGTGCTGATGGGCCACCGCTACGCCGAGTACCGCCTCGGGTTCCAGTACGGCACGCTGGCCCGCGAGCTGGTCAATCGCCACGGCTACGACGCGTTCGAAGCCAAAACCCTGCTGCCGCTCGACCAGCTCAGCGTCTGGACCCAGCCTTTATCGTTTACCATCGAGTGCGCGAAAGCCTGCTTTACCTCGGCGGTGACCCACGGGGATATGACGATGGCCTGCTTTGCGGCCTGCCACCAGGTTATTAACTTCCTCTCGCGGGGCGATCACCTGGACGGGGTGCTGACCAGCATCGATCGCGGCCTGGCGTTCGTGCGTAAAACCCACTTCCAGGATGTGGAAACCATTTTGATGGTCCAGCGCGGCTACGTTGAGTTTTTGTGCACGCCGGTCATCGGCACCTGGACCGCGTCGCAGGTGCTGCCCGAGGCGCTGCTGCCCGCGTCCCCGGAGCAGGCGCCGGAGCAGACCTCCACCATGCTGTTCTGGTACTGGCTCTACCGCGGCATGGCGCACTTTACCTGCGGCGAATATGCCGACGCGCAGGCGGATCTGGAGACGGCGGGGTGGTACGCGTGGTCTGCGCCGGGCCACATCCATCTGCTGGATTACCATCTCTACAGCGCCCTGGCGCTTTCCCGTCAGCTGACGCCGGAGACCTTCTCGGCGAATCATCGCCGCAGCATTCACGCCCACTACGACAAAATCGCCCTCTGGGCACGCATCAATCCCGGCACGTTCGCGGATAAAGAGGCGCTGATCTACGCCGAAATCGTGCGTCTGGACGGGATGAACAGCATTGCGCTTGAGCAGTATGAGAAGGCGGTCCGGCTCTCCCGCGAGGGCGGCTTTAACCCCATTAACGCCCTGGCCCACGAGCTGGCGGGGCGCTTCGCGCTGGCCTGCGGCTACCCGACCGCCTCGGACGCACATTTCCGCGGCGCAATTGCCGCCTGGGGTCGGGCGGGCGCGCAGGCGAAGGTGTGCCAGCTGGAGCAGGATTTCCCGCACCTGCTGGCCTCCGGGCAGGCCAGCGCCTACGACACGGTGGCGTTCGCCCAGAACGAGACGATCCGCGATCTGCAAAGCGTCATCAAAGCCTCCCGCGCGCTGTCGGAAGAGATCAATCTCGAGCGCTTAATCGAAAATCTGATGACTATCCTGCTCGAACGCGCCGGGGCGCAGCGCGGCCTGCTGCTTCGCGTGAGCGATAACCTCATCCCGGAGATCGAGGCCAGCGCCTGGACCAGCACCGAAGGCGTGCGGGTGCGGATCCTGAAAGACGTGCCGACGGTGACCGACATGCCCCTGTCGGTGCTCGCGGCGGTGATCCGCACCGGGCAGGAGATCCGCACCGGCAGACCGGAAGAGTTCCATCCCTTCAGTCAGGACCCTTATCTGGTGACCTCGGGGGCGGCGGTCATGTGCGTCCCGATGTTCAAACAGGCGCGGCTGGTGGGGGTGCTTTACCTGGAAAACCGCCTGATGCCGGAGGTTTTCACTGCCGAGCATTCGCGGGTGGTGAGCCTGCTGGGGGCGCAGGCCGCGGTATCCCTGGAGACGGCGCGGCTGTACGCCGAGCTGCTGGCGGAGAACATCCAGCGCCGCCGGGTGGAAAAAGAGCTGCGCGCCAGCCAGACCTCGCTGATGCTGGGCGAGCAGATCAGCCACACCGGCAGCTGGCGCTGGGAGCTGGAGCAGGATCTGATGTTTGTCTCGGAGGAGTACGCCCGCATCCTCGGCCTGCCCGAGCAGCAAAAGACGATCTCCATGGCGGAGTTTTTGACCTTCGTTCATGAGGACGATTACGCCCGCATCAGCGCCATCGTCACCCAGAGCGTGCGGGAAGGGCTCTCGATGCGCGCGGAGTTTCGGGTTAAGCGTACCGACGGCTCAACGCGCTATATCCTCGGGATTGGCGATCCGGTGGGCGTGGGCAGCGAGGTGAACGAGTACTACGGCATCATTACCGATATCACCAGCCAGCGCGCCGCGGAGGATGCCATGCGGGTGGCGCAGGCGGAACTGGCGCGGGTGTCGCGGGCCACCACCGTCGGACAGTTAACCTCCTCTATCGCCCACGAGATCAACCAGCCGCTGATGTCCATCGTTTCTAACGCCGGGGCGAGCCTGCGCTGGCTTAACCGCGAACCCGCCCGGCTGGATAAAGTGCGGGAAGGGCTGGAGGAGATCGCCGCGGAAGGCGCGCGGGCGGGGGAGATCATTCGCAGCATTCAGTCCCTGACGCGCAAGCAGGAGCCCACCTTCGCGCGCATCGATCTGCACTATCTGATCCACCATATCATCACGCTTTCGCGCAGCGAGCTGGAGCAGCGACACATTAGCGTTGATTATCTGTTGAAGGCGCAGGACAGCTTTATCACTGGCGATAGCGTGCAGATCCAGCAGGTGCTGCTCAACCTGGTGATGAATGCGGTGGAGGCGATGGCCGAGGTGAAGGATCGCGCCTGTACCATCACCCTCAGCACCGGCAACGCGGACGGAAAAGTGCTCGTTGAGATCGCCGATACCGGGAGCGGCATTGAGCCCGGGCGGCTGGAGCAGATTTTTGACTCGTTCTACTCCACCAAGCCACAGGGGATGGGGATGGGGCTGACCATCAGCGCCAGCATCATCGAGCGCCACTGCGGGAAGCTGAGCGCGCGCCGCCGGGAGCCTTACGGCACGGTGTTCGCGTTTGCGCTGCCGCTGGCGGCGCAGGAAGGGTAA
- a CDS encoding response regulator transcription factor, with the protein MEHIVYVVDDDDAVRQSVLGLLESADLDAMGFSSAEAFLQHRFEDLPSCVILDMQMPAISGFDVADALKDSGREIPIIFLTGHGTIPMSVRAIKGGAYEFLTKPVESNALIDAIESALQLAENNAERNKERYALKQRHLSLTPREHEVLTLAISGMLNKQIAAELGVSEITVKVHRRRVMEKMQVRSVAELVRAVERLTKSQPAE; encoded by the coding sequence ATGGAACACATTGTGTATGTGGTTGACGACGACGACGCGGTCAGGCAGTCCGTTCTCGGCCTGCTGGAATCTGCGGATTTAGACGCCATGGGGTTTTCATCGGCAGAGGCGTTTCTTCAGCATCGTTTTGAGGATCTGCCGTCGTGCGTGATCCTCGATATGCAAATGCCCGCCATTTCAGGTTTTGACGTGGCGGACGCCCTCAAGGACAGCGGGCGAGAGATCCCGATTATTTTTCTCACCGGCCACGGCACTATCCCGATGTCGGTGCGCGCCATCAAAGGCGGCGCGTACGAATTTCTCACTAAGCCCGTCGAATCAAACGCGCTGATCGACGCCATTGAGTCCGCGTTACAGCTGGCGGAAAACAATGCCGAGCGCAATAAAGAGCGCTACGCCCTGAAGCAGCGCCATCTCTCCCTCACGCCGCGCGAACACGAGGTGCTCACGCTGGCGATAAGCGGCATGCTGAACAAGCAAATTGCCGCCGAACTGGGCGTCAGCGAGATCACGGTGAAGGTGCACCGTCGCCGCGTGATGGAGAAAATGCAGGTGCGCTCGGTTGCCGAGCTGGTCAGGGCCGTTGAGCGCCTGACCAAAAGCCAGCCCGCGGAGTAA